The following are from one region of the Halorussus rarus genome:
- a CDS encoding pentapeptide repeat-containing protein has product MSEELQSASGDAATATADRQTAVEGRCGHTHEASAVTGLGGVCCWRPVWGETERCIWHADVAQKPSRELEESAPSVGDRLDGAIFRDVELSGADWTVGLTVTDARFVNCNLEETDLGGADLRYSHFEGVDAQGVNLRGANLEHAEFDRTDLRGADLCGARLHYAVFDNARIAEETTFGKNVVYEEELLDHDDQRRIASLDVVRPRDHDENRVERYEAAHWTYNELQRLAEDNGLTEASREYYKKRKNVRRREAWEFGPYTRALAQEAWRWTTGYGANPWRVIVTSLLVIVLCGVLYPFVGGIQEATNGTTVTYSVTNPDAGRLQYLLFAIFFRSLYFSTVTFATLGYGDIEPVGNYARAIAGTEALLGQLLMALLVFVLTRNVTWSE; this is encoded by the coding sequence ATGTCTGAAGAGCTACAGTCCGCGTCGGGGGACGCGGCAACCGCCACCGCGGACCGCCAGACTGCCGTGGAGGGGCGGTGCGGCCACACCCACGAGGCCAGCGCCGTCACCGGACTGGGGGGCGTCTGCTGCTGGCGGCCGGTCTGGGGCGAGACCGAGCGGTGCATCTGGCACGCCGACGTGGCACAGAAGCCCTCGCGGGAGCTCGAGGAGTCGGCGCCGAGCGTCGGCGACCGCCTCGACGGGGCCATCTTCCGCGACGTCGAACTGTCGGGGGCCGACTGGACCGTCGGGCTGACCGTCACCGACGCCCGGTTCGTCAACTGCAACCTCGAGGAGACCGATCTCGGCGGCGCCGACCTCCGGTACTCCCACTTCGAGGGCGTCGACGCCCAGGGGGTGAACCTCCGGGGCGCGAACCTCGAGCACGCCGAGTTCGACCGGACCGACCTCCGGGGGGCCGACCTCTGCGGCGCCCGGCTCCACTACGCCGTGTTCGACAACGCCCGCATCGCCGAGGAGACGACGTTCGGGAAGAACGTGGTCTACGAGGAGGAGCTGCTCGACCACGACGACCAGCGGCGGATCGCGTCGCTGGACGTGGTCCGCCCGCGGGACCACGACGAGAACCGCGTCGAGCGGTACGAGGCCGCCCACTGGACGTACAACGAGCTCCAGCGGCTCGCCGAGGACAACGGTCTGACCGAGGCGTCGCGGGAGTACTACAAGAAGCGCAAGAACGTCCGGCGGCGCGAGGCGTGGGAGTTCGGCCCGTACACCCGGGCGCTCGCCCAGGAGGCGTGGCGGTGGACCACGGGGTACGGCGCGAACCCGTGGCGGGTCATCGTGACGTCGCTGCTGGTCATCGTCCTCTGCGGCGTCCTCTACCCGTTCGTCGGCGGCATCCAGGAGGCCACCAACGGGACCACGGTGACCTACTCGGTGACCAACCCCGACGCCGGACGGCTCCAGTACCTCCTCTTCGCGATCTTCTTCCGGAGCCTCTACTTCAGCACCGTCACCTTCGCCACCCTGGGGTACGGCGACATCGAGCCGGTGGGCAACTACGCGCGGGCCATCGCGGGCACCGAGGCCCTGCTGGGCCAGCTCCTGATGGCGCTGCTGGTGTTCGTGCTCACGCGGAACGTCACCTGGTCGGAGTAG
- a CDS encoding glutathione S-transferase N-terminal domain-containing protein codes for MTVLELYQAEGCPYSKKVREHMQALGLSYVAHNPRTHGGEVRDEEAHEELLDRGGKDQIPFLVDPESDESRYESDRIVEYLDEHYA; via the coding sequence GTGACCGTGCTGGAACTCTACCAGGCGGAGGGCTGTCCCTACTCCAAGAAGGTCCGCGAGCACATGCAGGCGCTCGGGCTGTCGTACGTCGCGCACAACCCGCGGACGCACGGCGGCGAGGTGCGCGACGAGGAGGCCCACGAGGAACTGCTCGACCGCGGCGGCAAGGACCAGATCCCGTTCCTCGTCGACCCCGAGAGCGACGAGTCGCGCTACGAGAGCGACCGCATCGTCGAGTACCTCGACGAGCACTACGCGTAG
- a CDS encoding DUF7553 family protein — translation MADLRAIHEEIQRIRDDADADREVRLTIESIEESLSGMRSAENDPRPDRLREVRAELDRLADDASPAVADELAGVREQVREFEREEL, via the coding sequence ATGGCCGACCTCCGAGCGATACACGAGGAGATACAGCGCATCCGGGACGACGCCGACGCCGACCGCGAGGTGCGCCTGACCATCGAGTCCATCGAGGAGTCGCTGTCGGGGATGCGGTCGGCGGAGAACGACCCGCGGCCCGACCGCCTCCGGGAGGTCCGGGCGGAGCTCGACCGGCTCGCCGACGACGCCTCGCCCGCGGTCGCCGACGAACTCGCTGGGGTGCGCGAGCAGGTCCGGGAGTTCGAGCGCGAGGAGCTGTAG
- a CDS encoding succinate dehydrogenase — translation MAERHSSFRRGSASWLLQRVTAAFLVAVLAFHFFLLHFVNHPAEVTLAGTRARMRNVGYFATMALFLLAATFHGVNGVYNALVAQGLSGTPKKVVLAVLAVSGVALVVQGLYVAVAMAGWA, via the coding sequence ATGGCCGAGCGCCACTCCTCGTTCCGACGGGGGAGCGCGTCGTGGCTCCTCCAGCGAGTGACGGCGGCGTTCCTCGTCGCGGTCCTGGCGTTCCACTTCTTCCTGCTCCACTTCGTGAACCACCCCGCCGAGGTGACGCTGGCCGGGACGCGAGCCCGGATGCGGAACGTCGGCTACTTCGCCACGATGGCGCTGTTCCTGCTGGCCGCGACGTTCCACGGCGTCAACGGCGTCTACAACGCGCTGGTCGCCCAGGGGCTCTCGGGCACCCCGAAGAAGGTCGTGCTCGCGGTCCTCGCGGTGTCGGGGGTCGCGCTGGTCGTCCAGGGGCTCTACGTCGCGGTCGCCATGGCGGGCTGGGCGTGA
- the sdhC gene encoding succinate dehydrogenase, cytochrome b556 subunit — translation MSRNYDRGRVEDFGRWTEFSAGMWAWLLHKFSGWILVGYLFIHIPVLSAALRGADAYTARLQGLESLLVVRVMEVGLLAVAVFHILNGVRLLFVDLGVGLDQQDRSFYVALVVTGLIVLASVPTFLAGAF, via the coding sequence ATGAGCCGGAACTACGACCGCGGTCGGGTCGAGGACTTCGGGCGGTGGACCGAGTTCTCCGCGGGCATGTGGGCGTGGCTGCTCCACAAGTTCAGCGGGTGGATACTCGTCGGATACCTGTTCATCCACATCCCGGTGCTGAGCGCGGCGCTGCGCGGCGCCGACGCGTACACGGCGCGACTGCAGGGGCTCGAGAGCCTGCTCGTCGTCCGGGTGATGGAGGTCGGCCTCCTCGCGGTCGCGGTCTTCCACATCCTGAACGGCGTCCGGCTACTGTTCGTCGACCTGGGTGTCGGCCTCGACCAGCAGGACAGGAGCTTCTACGTCGCGCTGGTCGTCACCGGCCTGATCGTGCTGGCGAGCGTGCCGACGTTCCTGGCGGGGGCGTTCTGA
- a CDS encoding helix-turn-helix domain-containing protein has protein sequence MKRVRITIDPPAAYLPPVYELLTTRAAYLSQVHLVNWNVSTPPVGFLLRLRGDYRRYEADLRAADNVAEAEILPVTDRSCYCFLAAESETLGRELFDNFTRGSLMTVPPVECHGDASSTFTLVGTEADIQAAVEEVPEGVAVDVEAVGGERVADDGVLGRLSPRQREAVRAALELGYYDVPRDATGEDVARELDCATATAAEHLRKAEATLVSALLDE, from the coding sequence ATGAAGCGCGTGCGGATAACTATCGACCCGCCGGCCGCCTACCTCCCGCCGGTGTACGAACTCCTCACGACGCGCGCGGCGTACCTCTCGCAGGTCCACCTGGTCAACTGGAACGTCTCGACGCCGCCGGTGGGGTTCCTGCTCCGGCTCCGCGGGGACTACCGACGCTACGAGGCCGACCTCCGGGCGGCCGACAACGTCGCCGAGGCCGAGATCCTCCCGGTCACCGACCGGTCGTGCTACTGCTTCCTGGCGGCCGAGAGCGAGACCCTCGGCCGGGAACTGTTCGACAACTTCACCCGGGGGAGCCTGATGACGGTCCCGCCCGTCGAGTGCCACGGCGACGCGAGCAGCACCTTCACGCTGGTCGGCACCGAGGCCGACATCCAGGCCGCGGTCGAGGAGGTCCCGGAGGGCGTGGCCGTCGACGTGGAGGCGGTCGGCGGCGAGCGCGTCGCGGACGACGGCGTCCTCGGCCGACTGTCGCCCCGCCAGCGGGAGGCCGTCAGGGCCGCGCTGGAACTGGGCTATTACGACGTGCCCCGCGACGCGACCGGCGAGGACGTCGCCCGGGAACTGGACTGCGCCACCGCGACCGCGGCCGAACACCTCCGGAAGGCCGAGGCGACCCTCGTTTCGGCACTGCTCGACGAGTGA
- a CDS encoding M20 family metallopeptidase: MSDVVDLTRDLVSIPSHEDETEAGDFIERWLREETDAAVTRDESGNVIARRGDGDADSLALVGHHDVVPPADSQTEADGSYVVTERDGRLRGRGTADMKGAVAAAMLAFRDAVLSADADPAPELVFASFVGEEDGGVGARAAIDRGFAPDYAVVGEGSTGYSAPGATDVAVAHKGRRGSTVTARGSAAHASEPEAGENAVYRACDAVDVLRDLDFPSTEVFGERVEGSLAATEIDGGSAWNVIPEECTVTVDERTVPGERADLERVEAVEGVEWTVDQDLPPMRCDDEAFAETVLAAARAAQSESPELVTKPHATDAGWLAEAGTTCVVCGAAEPGEAHTETESVSVDVLERCYDIYRGTAENF, from the coding sequence ATGAGCGACGTCGTCGACCTGACCCGCGACCTCGTCTCGATTCCGAGCCACGAGGACGAGACCGAGGCTGGCGACTTCATCGAACGCTGGCTCCGCGAGGAGACCGACGCCGCGGTGACCCGCGACGAGTCGGGCAACGTCATCGCCAGGCGCGGCGATGGAGACGCGGACTCGCTCGCGCTGGTCGGCCACCACGACGTGGTGCCCCCGGCCGACTCCCAAACCGAGGCGGACGGTTCGTACGTCGTCACGGAGCGGGACGGTCGGCTCCGCGGCCGGGGCACCGCCGACATGAAGGGCGCGGTCGCGGCCGCGATGCTGGCCTTCCGCGATGCTGTCCTCTCTGCGGACGCCGACCCGGCGCCCGAACTCGTCTTCGCCAGCTTCGTCGGCGAGGAGGACGGCGGCGTCGGCGCTCGTGCGGCCATCGACCGGGGGTTCGCGCCCGACTACGCCGTGGTGGGCGAGGGCTCGACCGGCTACTCCGCGCCGGGCGCGACCGACGTGGCTGTCGCACACAAGGGCCGGCGGGGCAGCACGGTCACCGCCCGCGGGTCGGCCGCCCACGCCAGCGAGCCCGAGGCCGGCGAGAACGCGGTCTACCGGGCCTGCGACGCGGTCGACGTCCTGCGGGACCTCGACTTCCCGTCGACCGAGGTGTTCGGCGAGCGCGTCGAGGGGAGCCTCGCCGCGACCGAGATCGACGGCGGGAGCGCCTGGAACGTGATCCCCGAGGAGTGCACCGTCACGGTCGACGAGCGGACGGTGCCGGGCGAGCGGGCCGACCTGGAGCGCGTCGAGGCGGTCGAGGGCGTCGAGTGGACCGTCGACCAGGACCTTCCGCCGATGCGGTGCGACGACGAGGCGTTCGCCGAGACGGTGCTGGCCGCCGCGCGAGCGGCCCAGTCGGAGTCGCCCGAACTCGTCACCAAGCCCCACGCGACCGACGCCGGGTGGCTCGCCGAGGCCGGGACGACCTGCGTGGTCTGCGGCGCGGCCGAACCCGGCGAGGCCCACACCGAGACCGAGAGCGTGAGCGTCGACGTGCTGGAGCGGTGCTACGACATCTACCGCGGGACCGCCGAGAACTTCTGA
- a CDS encoding carboxypeptidase M32: protein MASEAGAEEASDTYSEFIQKVQRLSNIGQAGGVLAWDQEVMMPEGGTPARSKQRSALSTLSHEMLTSDEMAEMLDELEGQDLDAEREAVVREVRRRHDRAAKVPQDLVEEISEVSSEAMPVWQEAKEEDDFETFAPTLEKLVELKREYAEHIDPDRDPYEVLFEDYEPYLGIETAEKVLQQLRDELVPLVEAVRDSDADLAVDTFSGEYDTDTQEELARDVLDTLGYDWDHGRLDTAPHPFSTGNQFDARVTTRFDEEEPLSALMSTVHEFGHATYTLGLPREDYGTPLGESRDMTVHESQSRLWENHVGRSEAFWQRFLPAVEDRFPDKVGDASVADVYEAANQVYEDNLIRVEADELTYHMHIVVRFEIERDLVRGDIDVEDVPELWNDKYEEYLGVRPDSDAEGCLQDIHWSHGDFGYFPTYSLGSVLAAQLFASAEEDIEDLDGKIAEGDFEPLHDWLTENVHRHGSRYTTDDLIREATGEEYTADYFLDYVKSKYGELYDLDDSQ, encoded by the coding sequence ATGGCAAGCGAAGCCGGCGCCGAGGAGGCGTCCGACACGTACTCGGAGTTCATCCAGAAGGTGCAGCGGCTCTCGAACATCGGGCAGGCCGGCGGCGTGCTCGCGTGGGACCAGGAGGTCATGATGCCCGAGGGCGGCACGCCCGCCCGGTCGAAGCAGCGCTCGGCGCTCTCGACGCTGAGTCACGAGATGCTCACCTCCGACGAGATGGCCGAGATGCTCGACGAGCTGGAGGGCCAGGACCTCGACGCCGAGCGCGAGGCGGTCGTCCGGGAGGTCCGACGCCGGCACGACCGGGCCGCGAAGGTGCCCCAGGACCTCGTCGAGGAGATCTCGGAGGTGTCCTCCGAGGCGATGCCGGTCTGGCAGGAGGCCAAGGAGGAGGACGACTTCGAGACGTTCGCGCCCACCCTCGAGAAGCTGGTCGAGCTCAAGCGCGAGTACGCCGAGCACATCGACCCCGACCGCGACCCCTACGAGGTGCTGTTCGAGGACTACGAGCCGTACCTCGGCATCGAGACCGCCGAGAAGGTGCTCCAGCAGCTCCGCGACGAGCTGGTCCCGCTGGTCGAGGCGGTCCGGGACTCGGACGCCGACCTCGCAGTCGACACGTTCTCGGGCGAGTACGACACCGACACCCAGGAGGAGCTAGCCCGCGACGTGCTCGACACGCTGGGGTACGACTGGGACCACGGCCGGCTCGACACCGCGCCCCACCCGTTCTCGACCGGCAACCAGTTCGACGCCCGCGTCACCACGCGCTTCGACGAGGAAGAACCCCTGAGCGCGCTCATGTCGACGGTCCACGAGTTCGGCCACGCGACTTACACGCTCGGCCTACCCCGCGAGGACTACGGCACGCCGCTGGGCGAGTCCCGCGACATGACCGTCCACGAGTCCCAGTCGCGGCTGTGGGAGAACCACGTCGGCCGGTCGGAGGCGTTCTGGCAGCGGTTCCTGCCCGCGGTCGAGGACCGCTTCCCCGACAAGGTGGGCGACGCCTCGGTCGCGGACGTCTACGAGGCCGCAAACCAGGTGTACGAGGACAACCTCATCCGGGTCGAGGCCGACGAGCTCACCTACCACATGCACATCGTGGTCCGGTTCGAGATCGAGCGCGACCTGGTCCGGGGCGACATCGACGTCGAGGACGTGCCCGAGCTCTGGAACGACAAGTACGAGGAGTACCTGGGCGTCCGGCCCGACTCCGACGCCGAGGGCTGCCTCCAGGACATCCACTGGAGCCACGGCGACTTCGGCTACTTCCCGACCTACTCGCTGGGCAGCGTGCTCGCCGCCCAGCTGTTCGCCAGCGCCGAGGAGGACATCGAGGACCTCGACGGCAAGATCGCCGAGGGCGACTTCGAGCCGCTCCACGACTGGCTGACCGAGAACGTCCACCGCCACGGCAGCCGGTACACCACCGACGACCTCATCCGGGAGGCGACCGGCGAGGAGTACACCGCCGATTACTTCCTCGACTACGTGAAGTCGAAGTACGGCGAGCTGTACGACCTCGACGACTCCCAGTAG
- the trxA gene encoding thioredoxin, producing MTVTLKDFYADWCGPCKTQDPILEEMEEDWDESVEFEKIDVDEHQDVANEYQVRSIPTIVVENDDGVVERFVGVTQRDELEDALEEAGA from the coding sequence ATGACTGTCACGCTGAAGGACTTCTACGCGGATTGGTGTGGCCCGTGCAAGACGCAGGACCCCATCCTCGAGGAGATGGAGGAGGACTGGGACGAGAGCGTCGAGTTCGAGAAGATAGACGTCGACGAGCATCAGGACGTCGCCAACGAGTACCAGGTCCGGTCGATCCCGACCATCGTCGTCGAGAACGACGACGGCGTCGTCGAGCGGTTCGTCGGCGTCACCCAGCGCGACGAGCTCGAGGACGCCCTCGAAGAGGCCGGCGCCTGA
- a CDS encoding preprotein translocase subunit Sec61beta, with protein MSSGQNSGGLMSSAGLVRYFDAEDRNAIRIDPKTIVAFGVLFGVFIEVLNILGL; from the coding sequence ATGAGCAGTGGCCAGAACTCCGGCGGGCTGATGTCCAGCGCCGGGCTCGTCCGATACTTCGACGCCGAGGACCGCAACGCTATCCGCATCGACCCCAAGACCATCGTCGCCTTCGGCGTCCTCTTCGGCGTCTTCATCGAAGTCCTGAACATCCTCGGATTGTAA
- a CDS encoding phosphotransferase family protein, with amino-acid sequence MSGNDYISVPGAPHGVDDLRAAVRAALPDAELRDAVPVEEGKNAVYRLVVAADGERRNLVLKVGDHHFAAGCRAEPRLLDAVAERTDVPVPPVVGTGEFGEDPYFLMERVAGANLACDPDGLSADAFERVCVEAGRNLAVLHEAFPVGSDAARADVDAIPTGDDPFAVDGWGVLGLDAGADDLHLARGFPDWPTYFEAWLGHNADRLADTRFSDLRPAVSARAEAMADDLRELAPFDPVVTHGDYRLANLLVDPETGATRAVLDWATPTAAPAAWDLAVTEALLVDWPSVGEHRQEQLRERLHDGYRERSPSVLDREGFETHRRCCLFGARLRLMVNLGEEMAGRPASAVDARAREHRDALREFGVE; translated from the coding sequence GTGTCAGGGAACGACTACATCTCGGTCCCCGGCGCTCCCCACGGCGTCGACGACCTCCGGGCGGCCGTCCGCGCCGCCCTGCCGGACGCCGAACTCCGCGACGCCGTTCCGGTCGAGGAGGGGAAGAACGCGGTCTACCGGCTCGTCGTCGCCGCGGACGGCGAGCGCCGGAACCTCGTCCTGAAGGTCGGCGACCACCACTTCGCCGCGGGGTGCCGGGCCGAACCGCGCCTGCTCGACGCCGTCGCCGAGCGCACCGACGTCCCGGTCCCGCCCGTCGTCGGCACCGGGGAGTTCGGTGAGGACCCGTACTTCCTGATGGAGCGCGTAGCGGGCGCGAATCTCGCCTGCGACCCGGACGGGCTCTCGGCCGACGCTTTCGAGCGGGTGTGCGTCGAGGCGGGCCGCAATCTCGCGGTGCTCCACGAGGCGTTCCCGGTCGGCAGCGATGCGGCTCGTGCCGATGTCGACGCGATTCCGACCGGCGACGACCCCTTCGCGGTCGACGGCTGGGGCGTGCTGGGCCTCGACGCCGGCGCGGACGACCTCCACCTGGCCCGGGGGTTCCCCGACTGGCCGACCTACTTCGAGGCGTGGCTGGGGCACAACGCCGACCGACTCGCGGACACCCGCTTTTCGGACCTCCGGCCGGCGGTGTCGGCCCGCGCCGAGGCGATGGCCGACGACCTCCGCGAACTGGCGCCGTTCGACCCGGTCGTCACGCACGGCGACTACCGGCTCGCCAACCTGCTCGTCGACCCCGAGACCGGCGCGACGCGAGCGGTGCTCGACTGGGCGACCCCGACCGCCGCGCCCGCCGCCTGGGACCTCGCGGTCACCGAGGCGCTGCTGGTCGACTGGCCTTCCGTCGGCGAGCACCGCCAGGAGCAGCTCCGCGAGCGCCTCCACGACGGCTATCGTGAGCGCAGCCCCTCGGTCCTCGACCGCGAGGGCTTCGAGACCCATCGGCGGTGCTGCCTGTTCGGCGCGCGGCTCCGGCTGATGGTCAATCTCGGCGAGGAGATGGCCGGCCGTCCGGCGTCGGCGGTCGACGCCCGGGCGCGGGAGCACCGCGACGCGCTGCGGGAGTTCGGCGTCGAGTGA
- the pdxT gene encoding pyridoxal 5'-phosphate synthase glutaminase subunit PdxT, whose protein sequence is MTLTAGVVAVQGDVSEHADAVRRAGEAYGRETEVVEVRTAGTVPDCDALLVPGGESTTISRLLHDEGIDEEIVTHVEAGKPVLATCAGLIVAATDAGDDRVRNLGAADVTVERNAFGRQKDSFEAPLDVSGLDDPFPAVFIRAPVIADVGEGVEVLAEWDDRPVAVRDGPVVGTSFHPELTPDARLHDLALFEAADGADPAGESGDATAPDQ, encoded by the coding sequence ATGACTCTCACAGCGGGCGTCGTCGCGGTGCAGGGCGACGTGAGCGAGCACGCCGACGCCGTCCGGCGGGCCGGCGAGGCCTACGGCCGGGAGACCGAGGTCGTCGAGGTCCGGACGGCCGGGACGGTCCCCGACTGCGACGCGCTGCTCGTGCCCGGCGGGGAATCGACCACCATCTCGCGGCTGCTCCACGACGAGGGCATCGACGAGGAGATCGTCACCCACGTCGAGGCGGGCAAGCCGGTGCTGGCGACCTGCGCGGGCCTCATCGTGGCGGCGACCGACGCGGGCGACGACCGGGTCCGGAACCTCGGAGCGGCCGACGTGACCGTCGAGCGAAACGCCTTCGGCCGCCAGAAGGACAGCTTCGAGGCGCCCCTCGACGTGTCCGGGCTCGACGACCCCTTCCCGGCGGTGTTCATCCGCGCGCCGGTCATCGCCGACGTCGGCGAGGGCGTCGAGGTGCTGGCCGAGTGGGACGACCGACCGGTCGCGGTCCGGGACGGGCCGGTCGTCGGCACCTCGTTCCACCCGGAACTGACGCCCGACGCCCGGCTCCACGACCTCGCGCTCTTCGAGGCGGCGGACGGAGCGGACCCGGCGGGCGAGTCCGGGGACGCGACCGCCCCCGACCAGTAG
- a CDS encoding bifunctional nuclease family protein has translation MDADIDAVRVAMTDDGPVPVVVLAPRDEEGVLPIFIGFKEAVSIARGMEAEDIGRPLTHDLTLDLVEELGGRVTRVVVTSLEDNTYIADLHVDTPRGDTVVDARPSDSLALAARTNAPVEVETDVFESGRRDPDEFEDLQDIKEVTDLSP, from the coding sequence ATGGACGCCGACATCGACGCGGTGCGGGTCGCGATGACCGACGACGGGCCGGTCCCGGTCGTCGTGCTCGCGCCCCGCGACGAGGAGGGCGTACTCCCCATCTTCATCGGCTTCAAGGAGGCCGTCAGCATCGCCCGCGGGATGGAAGCCGAGGACATCGGCCGCCCGCTGACCCACGACTTGACGCTCGACCTCGTCGAGGAGCTCGGCGGCCGGGTCACTCGCGTCGTGGTCACGTCGCTGGAGGACAACACCTACATCGCGGACCTCCACGTCGACACCCCGCGGGGCGACACCGTGGTCGACGCCCGGCCGAGCGACTCGCTGGCGCTGGCGGCCCGGACCAACGCCCCGGTCGAGGTCGAGACCGACGTGTTCGAGTCGGGCCGGCGCGACCCCGACGAGTTCGAGGACCTCCAGGACATCAAGGAGGTCACGGACCTCAGCCCATGA
- the hisE gene encoding phosphoribosyl-ATP diphosphatase has protein sequence MTGRSTDSEETRADADEATAAAPTDAVLDELFAVVEDRKETLPDESYTASLFTHEKGENAVLEKLGEETTELVLAAKDDDREEIAHESADIVYHLLVLLSMKDMDVADLRAELRERR, from the coding sequence ATGACCGGGCGGTCGACCGACTCGGAGGAGACGCGAGCGGACGCCGACGAGGCGACCGCCGCGGCCCCGACCGACGCCGTGCTCGACGAACTGTTCGCGGTCGTCGAGGACCGCAAGGAGACCCTGCCGGACGAGTCGTACACCGCGTCGCTGTTCACCCACGAGAAGGGCGAGAACGCGGTGCTGGAGAAGCTCGGCGAGGAGACCACCGAGCTCGTGCTCGCGGCGAAGGACGACGACCGCGAGGAGATCGCCCACGAGAGCGCCGACATCGTCTACCACCTGCTCGTGCTGCTGTCGATGAAGGACATGGACGTCGCGGACCTCCGGGCGGAACTGCGCGAGCGTCGGTGA
- a CDS encoding ASCH domain-containing protein has translation MATIDADTLLPNERMREGARDGDITQIHRGRQYADEGDRFEVDGQSFEVVEVRERTLGDLTDEDARKEGMRDLEQYREILNRAHDDFEWDDDSDVVLHRFEKAARGS, from the coding sequence ATGGCGACAATCGACGCCGACACCCTGCTCCCGAACGAGCGGATGCGCGAAGGCGCGCGAGACGGCGACATCACACAGATCCACCGCGGCCGGCAGTACGCCGACGAGGGCGACCGCTTCGAGGTCGACGGCCAGTCGTTCGAGGTCGTCGAGGTCCGCGAGCGCACCCTCGGCGACCTGACCGACGAGGACGCCCGGAAGGAGGGGATGCGGGACCTGGAGCAGTACCGCGAGATACTGAACCGGGCTCACGACGACTTCGAGTGGGACGACGACAGCGACGTGGTGCTCCACCGATTCGAGAAGGCGGCCCGAGGATCGTAA
- a CDS encoding DUF5518 domain-containing protein encodes MTNWYAVAVGFVVMTVAGLVGLAVPGFGQLTAGLVGGFVAGYMAAGGVGSGAWHGLLAGSLGGILTALIFGLVVSAVGAMGLGPLGPLLGGGLFVALVVLALVMGVESALAGAVGALLAE; translated from the coding sequence ATGACCAACTGGTACGCAGTCGCCGTGGGGTTCGTCGTCATGACCGTGGCCGGGCTCGTCGGCCTGGCGGTTCCGGGCTTCGGCCAGCTGACCGCGGGGCTCGTCGGCGGGTTCGTCGCGGGCTACATGGCCGCGGGCGGCGTCGGGAGCGGCGCGTGGCACGGCCTGCTCGCGGGGTCGCTGGGCGGCATCCTCACGGCGCTGATATTCGGACTGGTGGTCAGCGCGGTCGGCGCGATGGGGCTCGGCCCGCTCGGTCCGCTGCTCGGGGGCGGCCTCTTCGTCGCCCTCGTCGTCCTCGCGCTGGTGATGGGCGTCGAGAGCGCGCTCGCCGGGGCGGTGGGTGCGCTGCTCGCGGAGTGA